One Thermoanaerobacter pseudethanolicus ATCC 33223 DNA window includes the following coding sequences:
- the ilvB gene encoding biosynthetic-type acetolactate synthase large subunit — MKLKGAQVIIEVLKEMGVDTIFGIPGGAVIPIYDALYDSDIRHILATHEQMAAHMADGYARVTGRVGVCFATSGPGSTNLVTGIANAYMDSVPVVAITGQVPTNLIGKDAFQEVDITGITMPITKHNFIVKSPDKLTDTIRQAFAIAKSGRPGPVLVDIPKDIQNADIEYVKGIGDSIDIKNDINGVVSQKELDKAIELILQSKKPVIFAGGGVIWGEASNELVEFAEKTNIPVATSLMGLGAFPEDHPLSLGLIGMHGSRFANLAVYKSDLVIAIGTRFSDRVAGKAGGLAPNAKIIHIDIDPAELGKNVEVDVAIIGKVKEVLRLLMNKLSFIERKEWLEEISFLKEKHGLKYKNDEVLRPQWIVEKIQELSYDDLIIATEVGQNQMWAAQFYKFKQSRTFVTSGGLGAMGFGLPAAIGAQVGRPDKRVVNIAGDGSLRMNIHALETAAVYNLPVITVLLNNQTLGMVRQWQNLLYDKRFSHTDLNANLNFAKLANDFGVEGIRVTTKEEFEKAFKKAYCEKRPFMIECIINKDEMVLPFIPAGGTVENTIG, encoded by the coding sequence ATGAAGTTAAAAGGAGCGCAAGTAATTATAGAAGTTTTAAAAGAGATGGGCGTTGATACTATATTTGGCATACCAGGAGGGGCAGTTATTCCCATTTATGATGCTCTTTATGACTCTGATATAAGGCATATTTTAGCTACTCACGAGCAAATGGCAGCCCATATGGCAGATGGCTATGCAAGAGTTACTGGAAGAGTAGGGGTTTGTTTTGCTACCTCTGGCCCTGGTTCTACCAATCTTGTTACGGGTATAGCCAACGCTTATATGGATTCTGTACCTGTTGTGGCGATAACAGGACAGGTGCCTACAAATCTTATAGGAAAGGATGCTTTTCAAGAAGTAGATATAACAGGTATTACAATGCCTATAACTAAACACAACTTTATTGTAAAGTCTCCTGATAAATTAACAGATACTATAAGACAGGCATTTGCAATTGCTAAGAGTGGAAGACCAGGTCCTGTATTAGTAGATATTCCAAAAGATATACAAAACGCCGATATAGAATATGTAAAGGGAATAGGAGATAGTATTGATATAAAAAACGATATCAATGGAGTAGTTTCGCAAAAAGAATTAGACAAAGCTATAGAGCTTATTTTACAAAGTAAAAAACCTGTAATCTTTGCAGGAGGAGGAGTGATTTGGGGAGAAGCATCAAACGAACTCGTAGAATTTGCCGAGAAGACCAATATACCTGTTGCTACTTCTTTGATGGGATTGGGAGCTTTTCCAGAAGACCATCCTTTGTCATTAGGTCTTATTGGTATGCATGGAAGCAGATTTGCGAATTTGGCTGTGTATAAATCAGACCTTGTGATAGCGATAGGGACGAGATTTAGCGACAGAGTTGCTGGCAAAGCAGGAGGACTTGCACCAAATGCTAAAATAATCCATATTGATATTGACCCTGCAGAATTAGGGAAAAATGTAGAAGTAGATGTAGCAATTATAGGTAAAGTAAAAGAAGTTTTAAGACTCTTAATGAATAAACTTTCATTCATTGAAAGAAAGGAATGGTTAGAGGAAATTTCTTTCTTAAAAGAAAAGCACGGATTAAAATACAAAAACGATGAAGTTTTAAGGCCTCAGTGGATAGTAGAAAAAATTCAAGAGCTTTCATACGATGACCTTATAATAGCCACTGAGGTGGGACAAAATCAAATGTGGGCTGCCCAGTTTTATAAATTTAAACAATCCAGGACTTTTGTCACCTCAGGAGGATTAGGGGCAATGGGCTTTGGACTTCCTGCTGCAATAGGAGCGCAAGTAGGAAGGCCAGATAAAAGAGTTGTAAACATTGCAGGTGATGGAAGTCTGAGAATGAATATACATGCCTTAGAAACAGCTGCTGTGTATAATCTTCCGGTTATAACAGTACTACTCAATAACCAAACTTTAGGCATGGTAAGACAATGGCAAAACCTTTTGTATGACAAGAGATTTTCCCACACAGATTTGAACGCAAATTTGAATTTTGCTAAGCTCGCAAACGACTTTGGAGTAGAAGGAATAAGAGTTACAACAAAAGAAGAATTTGAAAAAGCCTTCAAAAAAGCCTATTGCGAAAAAAGACCTTTTATGATAGAATGTATTATAAATAAAGACGAGATGGTGCTTCCATTTATTCCTGCAGGTGGAACTGTTGAAAATACAATTGGATAA